From Schaalia sp. ZJ405, one genomic window encodes:
- a CDS encoding NAD(+) synthase: protein MNFHSIYDQGFARVAAATIPVHPAQPHENAKEILSVAEECSQAGAALVVFPELSVSGYCIDDLLLQDVLLDNVIGAIRTIVDASRTLMPVIIVGAPIMHGNRLYNCAVSIHRGQILGITPKQHLANYREFYERRHFAVPTKATPAIIDTTTWGISPDPFSACVPFGPQIIDVEDVPGLHISPELCEDMWVPVTPSSLAALSGATVICNLSASPITVGRAQDRKLLVQSASARLGAAYLYTAAGRGESTTDLSWDGHTMIYECGDLLAEGERFAHSGRVITMSDIDLDRLRSERIRQGSFHDNAERLAGQESSPAGVAEINHALISLEPPRTDLGLRRQVERFPFVPTDPASLEQDCYEAYNIQVSGLVQRLRSIGNPKVVIGVSGGLDSTHALIVAARAMDLLGRPRTDILAYTMPGFATSDHTKNNAMALAQSLGVSFDEIDIRPAAEQMLTDMGHPYAAGEGTYDVTFENVQAGLRTDYLFRLANHHAGIVLGTGDLSELALGWCTYGVGDQMSHYAVNTGVPKTMIQHLIRWVVASGQFSENTGKILTSILGTEISPELVPSRDGEKMQSTQDIIGPYALQDFTLFYMLRRGARPSKIAFLAEKAWSDASEGLWPAGFPESEKVEYSLGEIVKWETLFLRRFFSQQFKRSALPNGPKVMAGGSLSPRGDWRMPSDVSGADWVSQLESSVAGVQGSGIPASRASLPSTQVGDVQ, encoded by the coding sequence GTGAATTTCCACTCCATCTATGACCAGGGTTTTGCGCGAGTTGCAGCAGCCACTATCCCCGTGCATCCGGCGCAGCCACACGAGAACGCCAAGGAAATTCTTTCCGTCGCTGAGGAATGTTCACAAGCGGGTGCGGCACTTGTTGTTTTCCCCGAACTGAGCGTGTCCGGCTACTGCATTGACGACCTTCTCCTCCAAGATGTCCTCCTTGACAATGTCATCGGGGCAATCCGTACCATCGTCGATGCGTCGCGCACGCTGATGCCTGTGATCATCGTGGGCGCCCCGATCATGCACGGGAACCGCCTGTACAACTGCGCAGTCAGTATCCACCGAGGTCAGATCCTGGGGATCACCCCGAAGCAGCATCTTGCGAACTACCGTGAATTCTACGAACGTCGCCACTTTGCTGTGCCCACTAAGGCAACACCGGCGATCATCGACACAACGACGTGGGGAATTTCGCCCGACCCGTTCTCAGCGTGCGTTCCCTTTGGCCCTCAGATCATTGACGTCGAGGACGTCCCCGGGCTGCACATCTCACCGGAACTCTGCGAAGACATGTGGGTGCCTGTCACGCCCTCGTCCCTTGCGGCACTGTCTGGCGCGACCGTAATCTGCAATCTTTCGGCCTCGCCGATCACCGTGGGGCGAGCACAGGATCGGAAGCTGCTGGTGCAGTCCGCGTCAGCGCGTCTGGGGGCGGCCTACCTGTACACCGCCGCGGGCCGTGGTGAATCCACAACGGATTTGTCGTGGGATGGGCACACGATGATTTACGAGTGCGGTGATCTCCTTGCCGAGGGCGAGCGCTTCGCCCACAGTGGCCGCGTCATCACGATGTCGGACATTGATCTGGATCGACTGCGATCTGAACGCATCCGTCAGGGATCATTCCACGACAACGCCGAGCGCCTCGCAGGTCAGGAGTCCTCACCGGCTGGCGTGGCGGAGATCAATCATGCGCTCATCAGCTTGGAGCCGCCCCGAACAGACCTGGGTCTGCGACGACAGGTTGAACGTTTCCCCTTTGTTCCCACTGATCCGGCATCCCTTGAACAGGACTGCTACGAGGCTTACAACATCCAGGTGTCGGGTCTTGTTCAACGTCTGCGGTCAATCGGCAATCCGAAAGTGGTGATCGGGGTTTCCGGTGGGTTGGATTCCACTCACGCGCTCATCGTTGCCGCGCGGGCGATGGATCTTCTTGGTCGTCCTCGTACCGACATCCTCGCGTACACGATGCCCGGTTTTGCCACGTCGGATCACACGAAGAATAATGCGATGGCTCTGGCTCAGTCGCTCGGTGTGTCCTTCGATGAGATCGATATTCGGCCCGCTGCCGAGCAGATGTTGACGGACATGGGACATCCCTATGCCGCAGGTGAGGGCACTTACGATGTGACCTTTGAGAATGTCCAGGCCGGTCTGCGCACCGACTATCTGTTCCGCCTGGCCAATCATCACGCGGGGATTGTTCTGGGAACCGGTGACCTGTCCGAGCTTGCTCTGGGGTGGTGCACGTATGGAGTTGGCGATCAGATGAGCCACTACGCCGTCAACACCGGTGTTCCTAAGACGATGATCCAGCATCTGATCCGCTGGGTTGTGGCCTCCGGGCAGTTTTCTGAGAACACCGGAAAGATCCTCACGTCGATCCTTGGCACAGAGATTTCACCTGAGCTTGTTCCCTCCCGGGACGGGGAAAAGATGCAGTCAACACAGGACATTATCGGCCCCTATGCTCTCCAAGATTTCACGCTCTTCTACATGCTTCGCCGCGGTGCTCGTCCCTCGAAAATCGCCTTCCTCGCCGAAAAAGCCTGGTCTGACGCATCTGAGGGGCTGTGGCCAGCCGGTTTCCCCGAGTCCGAGAAAGTTGAGTATTCGCTCGGAGAGATCGTCAAGTGGGAGACCCTCTTCCTGCGGCGTTTCTTCTCTCAGCAGTTCAAGCGTTCCGCTCTGCCAAACGGTCCGAAGGTCATGGCCGGCGGGTCACTGTCTCCACGAGGTGACTGGCGGATGCCATCAGATGTCTCGGGTGCTGACTGGGTGTCGCAGCTCGAATCGTCAGTTGCGGGTGTGCAAGGTTCCGGCATCCCCGCCTCTCGCGCTTCGCTTCCGTCCACGCAGGTCGGGGATGTTCAATGA
- a CDS encoding acetate/propionate family kinase, with protein MSKTVLVINSGSSSIKYALLDPDSGESLASGIVEKIGNPVGTITHKHDGEKFVVEEPVPDHGHGLKEVLRLFEEKGPSLHEANVVAVGHRVVQGGRFFSGPALIDDSVVQTISDLIPLGPLHNPAHLKGINVARELLSEVPHVAVFDTAFFQDLPEEAARYALNREVADKYSIRRYGAHGTSHQFVSQEIAKLTGRDDLKQIVLHLGNGASVSAVVNGHAVDTSMGLTPLEGLMMGSRTGDIDPAAVFHLARVGGMDIEQIDQLFNRESGFKGLVGDNDMREVWKKCEAGDQNAIDAIDIYIHRLLKYVGAYTAVMGGLDALTFTAGIGENDSLVRQRLLDRLAYMGIVYDPKINEIIRDPHPRKISTDDSSVEVFVYPTNEELAIARQAVTFA; from the coding sequence GTGTCCAAGACCGTCCTTGTTATCAACTCCGGATCCTCGTCAATTAAGTATGCCCTGCTCGACCCCGACTCCGGTGAGTCGTTGGCGTCGGGCATTGTCGAGAAGATCGGTAACCCCGTCGGCACCATCACCCACAAACACGACGGTGAGAAGTTCGTCGTCGAGGAGCCCGTTCCTGACCACGGGCATGGACTCAAAGAGGTTCTTCGGCTTTTCGAGGAGAAAGGCCCGTCTCTTCATGAGGCAAATGTCGTTGCCGTTGGCCACCGTGTTGTTCAGGGTGGACGATTCTTCTCCGGTCCGGCTCTCATTGATGATTCCGTTGTTCAGACCATTTCGGACCTCATTCCGTTGGGGCCGCTGCACAACCCCGCTCACCTCAAGGGCATCAACGTTGCCCGCGAGCTCCTTTCCGAGGTGCCGCACGTTGCCGTGTTTGACACTGCGTTCTTCCAGGATCTTCCCGAGGAGGCTGCGCGTTATGCCCTCAATCGCGAGGTCGCGGACAAGTATTCGATCCGCCGATATGGTGCTCACGGAACATCTCACCAGTTTGTTTCGCAGGAAATTGCGAAACTCACCGGCCGTGATGACCTCAAGCAGATTGTTTTGCACCTGGGGAACGGCGCGTCTGTTTCCGCTGTTGTCAATGGTCACGCTGTTGACACGTCGATGGGGCTGACTCCTCTTGAGGGTCTGATGATGGGGTCACGCACGGGCGACATCGACCCGGCCGCCGTGTTCCATCTGGCGCGCGTCGGCGGCATGGACATCGAGCAGATTGATCAGCTGTTTAACCGCGAATCCGGGTTCAAGGGTCTCGTCGGTGACAACGACATGCGTGAGGTGTGGAAGAAGTGCGAGGCCGGCGATCAGAACGCGATTGATGCCATTGACATCTATATCCACCGCCTCCTGAAGTATGTGGGCGCATACACCGCAGTCATGGGTGGTCTGGACGCTCTGACCTTCACCGCAGGAATCGGCGAGAACGACTCCCTCGTGCGTCAGCGTCTGCTCGACCGTTTGGCGTACATGGGGATCGTCTACGACCCGAAGATCAACGAGATTATCCGCGATCCGCATCCGCGCAAGATCTCAACTGATGATTCGTCTGTCGAGGTCTTCGTGTACCCAACGAACGAGGAACTCGCGATTGCTCGCCAGGCGGTGACTTTCGCCTGA
- a CDS encoding transaldolase family protein, which produces MLILIDHANVESIERTLEYMPIDGVTTNPTILYREGKQPLEVLHAIKSVIPEGAQLHVQIVSERADDMVAEARALRGEIGGNLFIKLPVTRDGFAAIPRIVREGMQVTATGIHSSMQGFIAAKAGARYVAPYVNRMDNYGIDGVRVATEIHRTLKSYGMTTDVLAASFKNSEQVLELVRQGVGAITAAPDVLAALIKNPATDAAIADQNRDFRSLIGEKRSWLELINEQ; this is translated from the coding sequence AATCTATTGAACGGACTCTGGAATACATGCCTATTGATGGCGTGACAACGAATCCGACGATCCTCTACCGCGAGGGCAAGCAACCGCTTGAGGTGCTTCACGCGATCAAAAGCGTGATTCCTGAAGGCGCACAGCTTCACGTCCAGATTGTCTCCGAGCGGGCAGATGACATGGTTGCCGAGGCGCGGGCTCTTCGAGGGGAAATCGGAGGCAACCTGTTCATTAAACTTCCCGTTACCCGTGACGGTTTCGCAGCGATTCCGCGGATCGTTCGCGAAGGCATGCAGGTAACGGCTACGGGTATTCACTCATCGATGCAGGGCTTTATTGCGGCGAAGGCGGGTGCTCGTTACGTGGCTCCCTACGTTAACCGCATGGATAACTACGGTATTGACGGCGTGCGCGTTGCAACGGAGATTCACCGGACGCTCAAGAGCTACGGCATGACCACTGACGTTCTTGCGGCCAGCTTCAAGAATTCCGAGCAGGTCCTCGAATTGGTCCGCCAGGGCGTTGGGGCGATCACGGCAGCGCCTGACGTCTTGGCGGCGCTCATTAAGAATCCGGCAACGGACGCGGCAATTGCCGATCAGAACAGGGACTTCCGTTCGCTCATCGGCGAGAAGCGTTCGTGGTTGGAGCTAATTAACGAACAGTGA
- a CDS encoding exonuclease domain-containing protein, translating into MWTQDPWLGFDTETTGISVRSDRIVTAALILRIGGAQPVGPDQERTWLADPGVEIPAQATAVHGITTEHARTHGRPIDEVLEQVTAALVTHWTKGFPVVAFNGSYDVSILDAELRRHGLASLAQRLNGAPMLLIDPLVLDRSVDRYRKGKRTLTSMAPVYGVRASDNAHTAEVDVAMTLDVLAAMVDKHPKLAAMTAEELHSFQVIEHRKWAENFMEFLRRNGKEAHIDPNWPMSEQ; encoded by the coding sequence ATGTGGACACAGGATCCGTGGCTTGGTTTTGACACTGAAACAACTGGCATTTCCGTTCGCAGTGACCGGATCGTCACAGCCGCCCTCATTCTCCGTATCGGTGGGGCTCAACCGGTTGGACCGGATCAGGAACGAACGTGGTTGGCTGATCCGGGAGTTGAGATTCCGGCCCAGGCAACGGCTGTTCACGGCATCACCACCGAACATGCTCGCACGCACGGTCGTCCCATCGACGAAGTACTCGAACAGGTGACCGCCGCCTTGGTCACGCATTGGACGAAAGGGTTCCCCGTCGTTGCTTTCAACGGCTCCTATGACGTCTCAATTCTTGATGCTGAGCTTCGCCGTCACGGCCTGGCATCCCTCGCCCAACGCCTCAACGGGGCTCCGATGCTTCTCATTGATCCTCTTGTTCTTGATCGCAGCGTCGACCGGTACCGCAAGGGGAAACGGACGCTGACGTCAATGGCTCCGGTCTACGGGGTGAGGGCATCCGACAACGCTCACACCGCGGAAGTCGATGTTGCGATGACCCTTGATGTGCTCGCCGCTATGGTGGACAAGCACCCGAAACTTGCGGCGATGACAGCCGAGGAGCTTCACTCATTCCAAGTCATTGAACACCGCAAATGGGCTGAGAACTTCATGGAGTTCCTGCGTCGAAACGGCAAGGAAGCACACATCGATCCGAATTGGCCGATGAGTGAGCAATAG
- a CDS encoding GuaB3 family IMP dehydrogenase-related protein, whose amino-acid sequence MSDAVEIGRGKRGRRAYSLDDIALLPARRTRDPEDVNVGWQIDAYHVDIPIMAAPMDSVMSPETAIQFGKLGGIGVLDLDGLWTRYEDPQSILDDIANFTEEEAIARLQHIYSEPIKPELITARLTQLREAGVVVAGKLSPQRTQKYWRAVVDAGVDLFVIRGSAVSAEHVSSRQEPLNLKRFIYELDVPVIVGGVCTDTAALHLMRTGAAGVLVGFGGGAAHSTRRSLGVHAPMATAIADVAAARRDYMDESGGRYVHVIADGGIGRSGDLTRAIACGADAVMLGAALARAEEAPGRGWHWGSEATHPDMPRGRRVHVGTTGTLEQILYGPSTRADGSLNFVGALKRTMASTGFVEVKDLQKVQVVVSPYSPS is encoded by the coding sequence ATGAGTGACGCAGTAGAAATCGGTCGAGGAAAACGCGGACGACGAGCCTATTCTCTTGACGATATCGCCCTCCTCCCCGCACGCCGCACACGCGACCCCGAAGACGTTAACGTCGGCTGGCAAATCGACGCCTATCACGTTGATATCCCGATTATGGCTGCGCCTATGGATTCCGTGATGAGCCCGGAAACCGCAATCCAATTCGGCAAGCTTGGGGGCATCGGCGTTCTTGACCTCGACGGCCTGTGGACACGATATGAGGACCCGCAGTCAATCCTTGACGACATCGCCAACTTCACTGAAGAAGAAGCAATTGCTCGGCTCCAACACATCTATTCCGAACCGATCAAACCGGAACTCATCACCGCGCGACTCACGCAGCTGCGCGAAGCCGGAGTGGTTGTCGCCGGAAAGCTCTCACCCCAACGCACACAAAAGTATTGGCGTGCCGTTGTCGATGCCGGGGTTGATCTCTTTGTGATTCGTGGATCCGCTGTCTCTGCTGAACACGTGTCATCGCGGCAAGAACCCCTCAACCTCAAGCGCTTTATCTACGAGCTTGACGTTCCCGTCATCGTTGGCGGAGTCTGCACCGACACAGCCGCGCTTCATCTCATGCGCACCGGAGCTGCGGGTGTTCTCGTGGGATTCGGAGGGGGAGCTGCACATTCGACGCGACGTTCCCTTGGGGTGCACGCCCCTATGGCCACGGCAATCGCTGACGTGGCGGCGGCTCGACGTGACTACATGGATGAATCGGGCGGACGCTACGTGCATGTCATTGCTGACGGAGGAATCGGACGCTCGGGTGATCTCACGCGAGCAATCGCCTGTGGGGCAGATGCCGTGATGCTGGGAGCGGCACTGGCTCGCGCAGAAGAAGCTCCCGGACGCGGATGGCACTGGGGATCGGAAGCCACGCATCCTGATATGCCACGAGGACGACGCGTTCATGTGGGAACCACCGGTACGCTCGAACAGATCCTCTACGGGCCTTCGACGCGTGCAGACGGATCATTGAACTTTGTTGGTGCTCTGAAGCGAACAATGGCATCAACGGGGTTCGTTGAGGTTAAGGACCTCCAGAAAGTCCAGGTCGTTGTGTCGCCGTACTCGCCCTCGTAA
- a CDS encoding helix-turn-helix domain-containing protein, producing the protein MDLYGLLDDDPNSPENQLARALVEADDQLIIELVTLRESKGLTQKDVAQLIGTTQGSISRFESGQSDVHLSTVRRYAQAIGVLIKHQIIPFTATESSPDLPPYEWEKRTVITPARSKD; encoded by the coding sequence ATGGACCTCTACGGACTCTTAGACGACGATCCAAACAGCCCAGAAAACCAGCTAGCGCGCGCTCTTGTCGAAGCAGATGACCAACTCATCATCGAGCTCGTCACGCTACGCGAGTCCAAAGGGCTCACTCAGAAGGACGTTGCACAACTTATTGGAACCACTCAAGGTTCAATCTCACGCTTCGAGTCTGGACAGTCAGATGTACATCTGTCGACGGTGCGTCGCTACGCACAAGCCATCGGCGTGTTGATCAAACACCAGATCATCCCATTCACTGCGACAGAAAGTTCACCTGACCTCCCACCGTACGAGTGGGAGAAGCGCACGGTCATTACACCTGCCCGCAGTAAAGACTGA
- the pta gene encoding phosphate acetyltransferase has product MTSRYIVVGPHSADSAALIVDELSAALSQRGTLTRLDAFAGTDAATAYSQRLDALKGALETVRAATTDAVLIEGASEVSARSFDTDGWNYDLAASTQSGVVLTFDVEGVSPELVSAEIEVAIARAQSHHATVVAVILPRQAADQVSASVPVFTTAMSEADVDALLALPVPTITTPLSFQAGLIDRARSNRQRIVLPEPDDDRVLMAAAEVLSSGIADIIFVGEDEAVASRARELGIDVSAATVVSVNDPAYVEKYAQEFARLRAKKGVTVEQAREKITDVSYFATMMVHMGDADGMVSGAAHTTAHTIVPSFQIIKTAPGVSIVSSVFLMLLKDRVWVFGDCAVNPNPTPEQLADIAISSAKTAAQFGLDPKVAMLSYSTGASGSGPDVDAVVEATRIVREKAPDLAVEGPIQFDAAVDEAVASKKLPGSAVAGHANVFIFPSLSAGNIGYKAVQRSANAVAVGPALQGLNKPVNDLSRGALVEDIVNTIAMTAVQSQG; this is encoded by the coding sequence GTGACTTCCCGCTACATCGTTGTAGGCCCCCATTCAGCTGATAGTGCTGCACTGATTGTTGACGAACTCTCCGCAGCCCTGAGTCAGCGTGGCACCCTCACCCGCCTGGATGCGTTCGCCGGAACCGATGCCGCTACTGCCTACTCACAGAGGCTTGATGCCCTCAAGGGTGCGCTGGAGACTGTGCGAGCCGCAACAACGGATGCAGTCCTCATCGAAGGAGCGTCCGAGGTTTCGGCTCGCAGCTTTGACACTGACGGATGGAATTATGATCTCGCTGCATCGACGCAGTCCGGAGTTGTCCTGACTTTTGACGTCGAGGGGGTGAGCCCTGAGCTTGTGTCCGCGGAGATTGAGGTGGCGATCGCTCGCGCACAGTCGCATCACGCCACGGTGGTTGCGGTGATTCTTCCTCGTCAAGCCGCCGATCAGGTGTCGGCATCCGTCCCAGTGTTCACCACTGCAATGTCCGAGGCCGACGTTGACGCTCTTCTTGCTCTCCCTGTCCCAACGATCACGACTCCTCTGTCTTTCCAGGCCGGTCTCATTGATCGCGCGCGGTCGAATCGTCAGCGCATCGTCTTGCCTGAGCCCGATGATGATCGCGTTCTGATGGCTGCCGCCGAGGTATTGTCCTCAGGTATTGCAGACATTATTTTCGTTGGCGAGGACGAGGCCGTGGCCTCCCGGGCACGCGAGCTGGGGATCGACGTTTCAGCCGCAACTGTTGTCTCGGTGAATGACCCGGCGTATGTGGAGAAGTATGCGCAGGAGTTCGCGCGTCTGCGCGCAAAGAAGGGCGTGACGGTTGAGCAGGCACGCGAGAAGATCACGGATGTGTCGTATTTCGCCACGATGATGGTCCACATGGGTGACGCCGACGGCATGGTGTCAGGGGCTGCCCACACAACCGCTCACACGATCGTGCCGTCTTTCCAGATCATTAAGACAGCTCCTGGTGTGTCCATCGTGTCTTCCGTGTTCCTCATGCTGCTCAAGGACCGGGTCTGGGTCTTCGGAGATTGCGCTGTCAACCCGAATCCGACTCCGGAGCAGCTGGCAGACATTGCTATTTCGTCGGCGAAGACGGCGGCTCAGTTCGGTCTGGATCCCAAGGTGGCGATGCTGTCGTATTCCACCGGAGCTTCGGGCTCTGGCCCAGATGTTGATGCCGTCGTTGAGGCAACGCGAATTGTTCGCGAGAAAGCTCCGGATCTGGCAGTTGAAGGGCCAATCCAGTTCGACGCAGCTGTTGACGAGGCCGTGGCATCGAAGAAACTTCCGGGATCTGCCGTGGCGGGCCATGCGAACGTCTTCATCTTCCCCTCGCTGTCTGCGGGGAACATTGGATACAAGGCTGTTCAGCGCAGCGCCAACGCCGTTGCCGTTGGCCCCGCACTCCAGGGACTGAATAAACCTGTCAATGATCTCTCGCGCGGCGCACTTGTTGAAGACATTGTCAATACAATTGCCATGACAGCGGTTCAGTCTCAGGGCTGA